A region of Sphingobium baderi DNA encodes the following proteins:
- a CDS encoding DUF2171 domain-containing protein, whose translation MADLSQIKEHMNIVGADGVHLGTVDHVDGNRIKLTKADSPQGPDGKGAKHHYFDGGLIAEVEGDTVRLSATAANAADLFETTE comes from the coding sequence ATGGCCGATCTGTCCCAAATAAAGGAACATATGAATATCGTCGGCGCGGACGGCGTGCATCTGGGCACCGTCGATCATGTCGACGGCAACCGGATCAAGCTGACCAAGGCCGATAGCCCGCAGGGGCCGGACGGCAAAGGGGCGAAGCATCATTATTTCGACGGTGGGCTGATTGCCGAAGTCGAAGGCGACACCGTGCGCCTGTCCGCGACGGCGGCCAATGCGGCGGACCTGTTCGAAACGACGGAATAG
- a CDS encoding ribonucleotide-diphosphate reductase subunit beta: MPLLQASKVYKPFEYPWAYEFWKRQQQLHWLPEEVPLGEDCRDWAQKLSDHERNLLTQIFRFFTQADVEVQDCYHEKYGRVFKPTEVKMMLTAFSNMETVHIAAYSHLLDTIGMPESEYSAFMQYKEMKDKHDYLQQFGVDSDEDIARTLAMFGGFTEGLQLFASFAMLMNFPRFNKMKGMGQIVTWSVRDETLHCEGIIKLFHTFVKERDCLTPSVKDDIVDMCHKTVRIEDAFIDLVFEMGPVPGMTPKDIKRYVRYIADWRLGQLGLKPIYMIDEHPLPWLTPLLNGVEHANFFETRATEYSKGATRGQWTEVWDAFDRRKKLKGSDPANSDEASDPDMFKAAGIAAE, encoded by the coding sequence ATGCCTCTTCTTCAAGCCAGCAAGGTCTACAAGCCCTTCGAATATCCCTGGGCCTATGAGTTCTGGAAGCGCCAGCAGCAGCTGCATTGGTTGCCGGAGGAAGTGCCGCTGGGTGAGGATTGCCGCGACTGGGCGCAGAAGCTTTCCGACCATGAACGCAACCTGCTGACGCAGATCTTCCGCTTTTTTACTCAGGCGGACGTGGAAGTGCAGGATTGCTACCACGAAAAATATGGCCGCGTGTTCAAGCCGACCGAAGTCAAGATGATGCTGACCGCGTTCAGTAATATGGAGACGGTCCACATCGCCGCCTACAGCCATCTGCTTGACACCATCGGCATGCCCGAAAGCGAATATAGCGCCTTCATGCAATATAAGGAAATGAAGGACAAACACGATTATCTGCAGCAGTTTGGGGTCGACAGCGACGAGGATATTGCCCGCACACTGGCTATGTTCGGCGGCTTTACCGAAGGGTTGCAGCTTTTCGCGAGCTTCGCGATGCTGATGAACTTCCCGCGCTTCAACAAGATGAAGGGCATGGGACAGATCGTCACTTGGTCCGTCCGCGACGAGACGCTGCACTGCGAAGGCATCATCAAGCTGTTCCATACCTTCGTGAAGGAACGCGACTGCCTGACCCCCTCGGTTAAGGACGACATCGTCGATATGTGCCACAAGACGGTGCGGATCGAGGATGCGTTTATCGACCTGGTATTCGAAATGGGGCCGGTGCCGGGCATGACGCCCAAGGACATCAAGCGTTACGTCCGTTACATTGCCGACTGGCGGCTGGGGCAGTTGGGTTTGAAGCCCATCTATATGATCGACGAGCATCCGCTGCCGTGGCTGACCCCGCTGCTCAACGGCGTGGAGCACGCGAACTTCTTCGAAACCCGCGCGACCGAATATTCGAAGGGCGCGACCCGCGGCCAGTGGACCGAAGTATGGGACGCCTTCGACCGCCGCAAGAAGCTCAAGGGCAGCGACCCCGCCAACAGCGACGAGGCAAGCGACCCGGATATGTTCAAGGCGGCGGGCATCGCGGCGGAGTAA
- a CDS encoding glycine zipper 2TM domain-containing protein, whose translation MKMHFKQLLAAFSLGAMTLIGVAVTPAHADPPRWSSHDKGHRDNWKGNRHDNGRHQGWRRPGKSVYNYDWNRPDPRYGKRYRPDRYYRGGYQPIRVTRNTRIYRGYDDRYYCRRSDGTTGLIVGAALGGLLGSQLDRGYSNTAGILIGGGAGALLGREIDRGNLNCR comes from the coding sequence ATGAAAATGCATTTCAAACAGCTGCTTGCCGCTTTTTCGCTGGGCGCGATGACGTTGATCGGTGTGGCCGTAACCCCGGCCCATGCCGATCCGCCGCGCTGGTCGAGCCATGATAAGGGACACCGTGACAACTGGAAGGGCAACCGGCACGACAATGGTCGCCACCAAGGCTGGCGGCGTCCAGGCAAGAGCGTCTACAATTATGATTGGAACCGACCCGACCCGCGCTATGGCAAGCGTTATCGGCCGGATCGTTATTATCGCGGCGGCTATCAGCCCATTCGCGTGACGCGCAACACGCGTATTTATCGCGGTTATGACGACCGCTATTATTGCCGCCGTTCTGATGGCACCACGGGCCTGATCGTCGGCGCGGCTTTGGGCGGCCTGCTCGGTAGCCAGCTGGATCGCGGCTATTCCAACACGGCGGGCATCTTGATCGGTGGCGGCGCTGGCGCGCTGCTGGGTCGGGAAATCGACCGCGGCAATCTGAACTGCCGCTAG
- a CDS encoding LysR family transcriptional regulator, whose product MAKPSLRQLDLFAQMVAAGSIARCASDLGIGIDEIARNIAALEMRLGYRLFDDLHGAARLTRAGHQTAQAMTLLGQHNPEQAIMGTEPPAQPTSPSPAEATRKLITLGAPPPVFGHFQEALAAFEEANDDVAITLDLHILLAEQAREALDRGKVDIAYFYALGEPAGLHSRYGWSEPLSLYAGSAHPLAQQEIVSFWEVEAAPMLTMEPGNGLRAITEDALRHGGITPGPPALESDNLFDIMTALRKGMGWFPAFGPMARDMGRIDGIKRLALEAPLPAIEIRQAISASATETPAVEALADYLFM is encoded by the coding sequence ATGGCCAAGCCTTCCCTGCGCCAACTTGACCTTTTCGCGCAGATGGTGGCGGCGGGCAGCATTGCGCGCTGCGCCAGCGATCTGGGCATCGGCATCGATGAGATCGCGCGCAATATCGCCGCGCTGGAAATGCGGCTTGGCTACAGATTGTTCGACGACCTGCATGGCGCGGCGCGACTGACGCGCGCCGGACATCAGACGGCGCAGGCCATGACATTGCTGGGGCAGCACAATCCGGAACAGGCGATCATGGGGACTGAACCGCCGGCCCAACCGACCTCGCCGTCGCCTGCCGAGGCGACACGCAAGCTGATCACGCTAGGCGCACCGCCGCCTGTCTTCGGGCATTTCCAGGAGGCGCTGGCCGCGTTCGAAGAAGCCAATGACGATGTGGCAATCACGCTGGACCTACATATCCTGCTTGCGGAGCAAGCGCGCGAGGCCTTGGACCGGGGAAAGGTCGACATCGCCTATTTCTATGCGCTGGGGGAACCAGCTGGACTGCACTCACGCTATGGCTGGTCGGAGCCGCTCAGCCTCTATGCGGGCAGCGCGCATCCGCTGGCGCAGCAGGAAATCGTGTCGTTCTGGGAGGTCGAGGCCGCGCCTATGCTAACGATGGAGCCGGGCAACGGGCTGCGCGCGATAACGGAGGATGCCCTGCGGCATGGCGGCATCACGCCGGGGCCACCCGCGCTGGAGTCGGACAATCTGTTCGATATCATGACGGCATTGCGGAAGGGCATGGGCTGGTTCCCGGCCTTCGGCCCTATGGCGCGCGACATGGGACGGATCGACGGGATCAAAAGGCTGGCGCTGGAGGCCCCTCTGCCTGCCATCGAGATACGACAGGCGATCAGCGCCAGCGCAACAGAAACCCCTGCGGTCGAGGCGCTAGCGGATTATCTTTTCATGTGA
- a CDS encoding RidA family protein — MTIQRIECGPRMSQAVVHGNTVHLAGQVGAPGESVTAQTTAVLAQVDQLLKETGSSRDHLLTATIWLADMADFAEMNGVWDAWIAGHPAPARATGEVKLAAPEYKVEIIIVAARA; from the coding sequence ATGACTATCCAACGGATCGAATGCGGTCCACGCATGAGTCAGGCCGTCGTGCATGGCAACACCGTCCATCTAGCCGGGCAGGTGGGTGCGCCGGGCGAAAGCGTCACCGCGCAGACCACCGCCGTGCTGGCACAGGTGGACCAACTTTTGAAGGAAACCGGCAGTTCCAGGGATCACCTCTTGACCGCGACGATCTGGCTGGCGGACATGGCCGACTTCGCCGAAATGAACGGCGTGTGGGATGCATGGATCGCGGGACACCCCGCGCCCGCCCGCGCCACCGGCGAAGTAAAGCTCGCCGCCCCGGAATATAAGGTGGAAATCATCATCGTCGCAGCCAGGGCCTGA
- the maiA gene encoding maleylacetoacetate isomerase, protein MMDLILHGYWRSGTSYRTRIALNVKGLDYRQVPVNLLSGEQHAANYRALNPQGLVPTLEADGRIFMQSSAIIEWLEERYPDPPLLPREADDRAIVRAMAMTVACDIHPLNNARVLNALRDDLGADGNARKAWTGRWIADGFVALEEMVVRHGGLYAFGDSLTMADCHLVPQVYSAERFAVPLKAYPALMAAVSHARKHPAIKAAHPDLAPGHP, encoded by the coding sequence ATGATGGACCTCATATTGCATGGCTATTGGCGGTCTGGAACCAGCTATCGCACGCGCATTGCCCTGAACGTCAAGGGACTGGATTATCGGCAGGTGCCCGTCAATCTGCTGAGCGGCGAACAGCACGCCGCCAATTATCGGGCGCTCAACCCGCAAGGCCTGGTGCCCACACTGGAGGCAGACGGTCGAATATTCATGCAGAGCAGCGCCATCATAGAATGGCTGGAAGAACGCTATCCCGATCCTCCTCTGCTCCCGCGAGAGGCCGATGACCGCGCGATCGTGCGCGCCATGGCGATGACGGTGGCCTGTGATATCCATCCGCTCAACAATGCGCGGGTGCTGAACGCGCTAAGGGACGATCTCGGCGCAGATGGAAATGCGCGAAAGGCATGGACCGGCCGGTGGATCGCGGACGGCTTTGTCGCGCTGGAGGAGATGGTCGTCCGTCATGGCGGCCTCTACGCTTTTGGCGACAGCCTCACCATGGCCGACTGCCATCTCGTCCCTCAGGTTTATTCGGCGGAACGCTTCGCAGTGCCCCTCAAGGCCTATCCCGCCCTGATGGCAGCCGTGAGCCATGCCCGCAAACATCCAGCCATCAAGGCCGCGCATCCCGACCTTGCGCCGGGCCATCCATAA
- the fahA gene encoding fumarylacetoacetase, giving the protein MARVDFTHDPAARSWVESANGHSDFPVQNLPLGLFSPSSERPRGGVAIGTKILDLGAVAPLLPQDAGDAARLADSSTLNNLLAAGKDALRALRHGLFRLLTDPAAEKSARPALYPVDQCKLHLPVHIGDYTDFYAGIHHAVNVGKLFRPDNPLLPNYKYVPIGYHGRASSVRLSGEDVVRPNGQTMPPGAETPLFGPCKRLDHELEMAIWVGRGNALGHPIPIKQAADHMAGLSILNDWSARDIQAWEYQPLGPFLAKSFHSSVSPWIVTMDALGPYRIAQPARPESDPAPLPYLFDSDDQQNGALNVTMEVYLSTARMQADGQPLHRLSQGSMTAMYWTVAQLFTHHSVNGCNLSTGDLLGTGTLSGATDESKGSLLELTRGGKVPIRLPNGESRTFLEDGDEIVITAFAEASGFVRIGFGECRARIAPSPQWEL; this is encoded by the coding sequence ATGGCCCGGGTCGATTTCACGCACGATCCTGCCGCCCGAAGCTGGGTTGAGAGCGCGAACGGACATAGCGATTTTCCGGTCCAGAATCTCCCCTTGGGATTATTCTCGCCATCATCAGAAAGGCCGCGCGGCGGTGTCGCGATCGGCACGAAAATTCTCGACCTAGGGGCGGTCGCTCCCCTCCTGCCGCAAGACGCAGGCGACGCGGCGCGGCTGGCGGACAGTTCCACCCTCAACAATCTGTTGGCCGCAGGCAAGGATGCATTGCGCGCGCTGCGCCATGGCCTGTTCCGTCTGCTGACCGATCCGGCCGCAGAAAAATCCGCTCGTCCAGCGCTTTATCCCGTGGATCAGTGCAAGCTGCACCTGCCCGTTCATATCGGCGACTATACGGATTTTTATGCCGGCATCCATCATGCCGTGAACGTTGGGAAGCTGTTCCGGCCCGACAATCCACTGCTACCCAACTATAAATATGTTCCTATCGGCTATCATGGCCGCGCATCTTCCGTTCGGCTTTCAGGCGAGGATGTCGTTCGTCCCAATGGGCAGACCATGCCGCCGGGAGCGGAGACGCCCTTGTTCGGCCCTTGCAAAAGGCTGGATCACGAACTGGAAATGGCGATCTGGGTCGGGCGCGGCAATGCGCTGGGCCATCCCATCCCGATTAAGCAGGCGGCGGATCATATGGCCGGGCTTTCCATCCTGAACGACTGGTCGGCGCGGGATATACAGGCATGGGAATATCAGCCGCTCGGCCCCTTCCTCGCCAAGAGTTTTCACAGCAGCGTGTCGCCCTGGATCGTCACCATGGATGCGCTGGGGCCTTATCGCATTGCCCAGCCCGCGCGGCCGGAAAGCGACCCTGCGCCGCTTCCCTATTTGTTCGACTCCGACGACCAGCAGAACGGAGCATTGAACGTGACGATGGAAGTCTATCTGTCCACTGCGCGGATGCAGGCCGACGGGCAGCCGCTCCATCGCCTCAGCCAAGGTTCGATGACGGCCATGTATTGGACCGTTGCCCAGCTTTTCACCCATCACAGCGTCAATGGCTGCAATCTCTCCACCGGCGACCTGCTGGGCACGGGTACGCTGTCGGGTGCGACAGATGAGAGCAAGGGCAGCCTGCTCGAACTCACCAGGGGCGGCAAAGTGCCCATCCGCCTGCCCAATGGAGAAAGCCGCACCTTCCTGGAGGATGGAGACGAAATCGTCATCACCGCCTTTGCAGAGGCATCAGGCTTCGTGCGGATCGGCTTTGGCGAATGCCGTGCCCGCATCGCACCGTCCCCACAATGGGAGTTGTGA
- a CDS encoding VOC family protein yields the protein MPPFRISRIHHVAYRCRDAKETVEWYQRVLGMTYTTAFAEDHVPSTGTYDPYMHVFLNCGGGNILAFFELPNQPEMGRDPNTPAWVQHLAFEVPDMDALHAAKAHIEGEGVEVLGPTYHGIFKSIYFFDPSGHRIELACNIGTQEQYAELTRLAPLMLEEWAQTKKAPRHADWLHKEDEI from the coding sequence ATGCCTCCATTCAGGATCAGCCGCATCCATCATGTCGCTTATCGCTGCCGTGATGCGAAAGAGACGGTGGAATGGTATCAGCGGGTGTTGGGCATGACCTACACCACGGCCTTTGCCGAGGATCATGTGCCTTCGACCGGAACTTATGACCCCTATATGCATGTGTTCCTGAATTGCGGGGGCGGCAATATACTGGCCTTTTTCGAACTGCCTAATCAGCCCGAAATGGGGCGTGATCCCAATACGCCGGCCTGGGTCCAGCATCTTGCCTTCGAAGTGCCCGACATGGATGCCCTGCACGCCGCCAAGGCGCATATCGAGGGAGAGGGCGTCGAAGTGCTCGGCCCCACCTATCACGGCATTTTCAAATCCATCTATTTCTTCGATCCGAGCGGTCATCGCATCGAACTGGCCTGCAATATCGGGACGCAGGAACAATATGCCGAACTAACGCGCCTCGCGCCGTTGATGCTGGAGGAATGGGCACAAACCAAGAAAGCGCCCCGCCATGCGGACTGGCTGCACAAGGAGGATGAGATTTGA